One window from the genome of Thermaerobacter marianensis DSM 12885 encodes:
- a CDS encoding GAF domain-containing protein — translation MADVHRDEPAAGAAALDDQRARTLAWLREEAARGRGFRELAQAVCSHLYRAYPHYSWVGVYMIEGDRLKLWAWDGPQPTQHVEIPLNAGLCGWAASTGQLANVPDVRKDPRYLQCFLSCQSEIVVPIARGGKVYGEIDIDSDRLAAFGAEEETFLQEACAILAERAAADAEVQAAGAGR, via the coding sequence ACGACCAGCGGGCCCGCACCCTGGCGTGGCTGCGGGAGGAGGCGGCCCGGGGGCGGGGGTTCCGGGAGCTGGCGCAAGCCGTGTGCTCCCACCTGTACCGCGCGTACCCCCACTATTCCTGGGTCGGCGTCTACATGATCGAAGGTGACCGCCTGAAGCTCTGGGCCTGGGACGGCCCCCAGCCCACCCAGCACGTGGAGATCCCCCTGAACGCGGGGCTGTGCGGCTGGGCGGCCTCCACGGGGCAGCTGGCCAACGTGCCCGACGTGCGCAAAGACCCGCGCTATTTGCAGTGCTTCCTCTCCTGCCAGTCGGAGATCGTGGTGCCCATCGCCCGGGGCGGCAAGGTCTACGGCGAGATCGACATCGACAGCGACCGGCTGGCGGCCTTCGGCGCCGAGGAGGAGACCTTCCTCCAGGAGGCCTGCGCCATCCTGGCGGAGCGGGCGGCGGCCGACGCCGAGGTGCAGGCGGCGGGGGCGGGGCGCTAG
- a CDS encoding type 1 glutamine amidotransferase domain-containing protein, protein MAAKRIAILVDDLYEDLELWYPYYRLREAGHQVELIGSERERAYTSKHHYPAKAVKSIAEVRSEDYDGVVIPGGYAPDKMRRDERMVRFVREIHDQGKLVAAICHAGWMLVSADILRGRKATSVRAIRDDMRNAGCQWVDEPVVVDGNLVTSRTPDDLPAYMKAILAKLGEA, encoded by the coding sequence ATGGCGGCCAAGCGCATCGCCATCCTGGTCGACGACCTGTACGAGGACCTGGAACTCTGGTACCCGTACTACCGCCTGCGGGAGGCGGGCCACCAGGTCGAGCTCATCGGCAGCGAGCGGGAGCGGGCGTACACCAGCAAGCACCACTACCCCGCCAAGGCGGTGAAGTCCATCGCCGAGGTGCGGTCCGAGGACTACGACGGCGTGGTGATCCCCGGCGGCTACGCGCCGGACAAGATGCGCCGGGACGAGCGGATGGTCCGGTTTGTCCGGGAGATCCACGACCAGGGCAAGCTGGTGGCGGCCATCTGCCACGCCGGCTGGATGCTGGTCTCGGCCGACATCCTGCGGGGCCGGAAGGCCACCAGCGTCCGGGCGATCCGCGACGACATGCGCAACGCCGGCTGCCAGTGGGTGGACGAGCCCGTGGTGGTCGACGGCAACCTGGTGACCTCCCGGACCCCCGACGACCTGCCCGCCTACATGAAGGCGATCCTGGCGAAGCTGGGCGAGGCATGA